Genomic window (Plasmodium knowlesi strain H genome assembly, chromosome: 9):
CCAAGAAATCTGCACAAGGGGGGAAGTTAAAGAGGGCACACATGTGTAACGCTCATAGGGTTAACCCATATTAAAGCAAAAACACTCATGGGATGTATGCGCATGCAGAGTACGGGCTTGCCTACCCAGTATGTTTTCATATATGGACTGTATATCAACACCACGCGTGTATAGGtgaataaaaatgttgtttGAAATATAAGAGTTGTTCTGAAAGAAAAGAGCTATCAAAATGACGTCGGTCAGCTGATAAATGAGATACCCTTTATCACACAATTCGATATATTCtaaattctttttacaaTCATCATCAATTtgtatgttcattttttgtaaattttcatttaataacaatttttgcttttttttttttttatcgttgAGAATAATGTCGCTATATTTTTGTCTAATTTCTAGCAGACGACttaatttttcacattttttttctccaaatttgTTGAGGACTCTGCCCAGGGAAGTGCCCGTACAGTACAAGCACAAGTTCGAAATGACGgtaattatattttcctcgAATTCAAAAATGTGGACTTTACTCTTTTTAATATTCCTTAACATAAATAAACAGAAGAGATATTTGAGCCCGTTTAACTCCACAAATCTGTTACATGTATCCTTCTCGTTAAGTGTGATggcaaaaattttaagggaagggaaacAAAGGAATTTCCTCTCACTAAGTAACTTTAGCATTAATTCGAAACCATTAGTGCTATCGAATACATTTCTGTTTTCACTTAGGAGAAGCAAATTCCCAAGTGCTTGAAAAAGGTTAAGTAATATTTCTTTCTTGTTAATATTTGGGGGATCCTTATCCTTGTATTTTGAAATGTACTTCAAAATAGAgttgaaaatggaaatggtGTAATAAAAATCCTTGTACACATTTTCTGCAAATTGGTTAATCCTCAAAATTAGAAGGACTAATATTTCACTAGCATTTAACGAATTTGAATCATCACTTCTCACCTCCCtacttattctttttaagagaaaaaataataacttgGAATTTGTTAGTAAatcattttgtaaatcaTTTTCCAGctcgaaaatattttccaaaatgttcAGAATAGAGGATATGGCATTGTAGTattcctcattttcttcttcgtttatTCTATCCAAAATGTTTATAAGAAAAtggcacaattttttcttgttcaaaCATTCCACTACCATGTCGTTTTGTTTCTTGTTCAATTCATACAAATTGGATGGGTTAGTTATTTCCTTAATGATGTCAATAACCTCAATCACGATGTCGTTGTTCGGGTGGTTTAACAAGTCAATGATGTCTTCCATAATTTCGCTCTCAACCATGCTACTGTAGAGGTTTGAGCACACACTCAGGTTTTTTATATTCACTAAAATTTCGTCTAGATCCACTTCGCTCATCACCCACTTTTCGGGGTTGTCTGGGTGTTCCATTCTGTCTcgctcatttttgttttttttttttctcaaaacggtagccaatttttttatgctgTTTTCGTCTACGCATTCGATCTGAGAggcggaggaaaaagaaatgaaggaatTTTCAAATGACACGGTATGTACAGGGCCACATGAAGAAAACACATTGAGGTTGAAATCAAGTCGTTTATTCCAGGCGGTTGGAGTGAGGGTGAAGTAGTGGGTAAAAGCCGAAGCATGTTTTACGCGCCCCCCTTTATATTATAGCCACTTCGTTACTCCATTTCAGCTACTTCACAGAACTTACGTTCTCGGCCTGCTTCAGAATTTCCTCCACGTCGATATCGTCTTCGTCGCTGTATTCCATGGTGCCCCGTGGTTACATTTTATCAGGTAGGAGAGGAGCAAAAAAACCCCAGGAatgaatgcaaaaatggaagtAAAATGCAGTAACAacaggaacagaaaaatattgATAAAAGTGTAGTATAAAGCGAATATGACGCCCGTTCAACACGAAAGGTTAGCTAAAAAGGAGTCTAtgcatttttcacatttttgtgaatttcctaacatttgaaaaaaaaaaaaaaaatttaataagtGAAGCCAATTTTGTGCCGCATTGGTGCATAATATATCTGCATGAATAAATGCAAAGAAGCAGCCACAAATAATACCAGACGTATTTTTAAGGAAGCCACCAAAAGTaactttgaaaatttttatcgtGGAGGGTGGCGCACAACGGGACGGCAAGGTATAAAAATCATGAGTTGAGAATATCATTAGGAGTGTGAATTTTTATAGTGGCATAACAAACGCACCCCAAagatgaaggaaattttattaCCTGCTTAAAATACAAATAAATTGATGAATAACTCACAAAAGAGGGAAACTACCCTAACAGATTATAATTGATCAAAAGAACCATCCATAATTTTAGGTTGGAGGATTATAACTTGATAATTATTTATCCATTGAGAATGCCAAACGAATCGGGGGATAGATAAAACCGCACAGGacgcagaaaaaaacatagcTAACACGGGATGTGAAGGTGTAGTCCTTGAATGAGAGGCATAATAGGAGGGAGgaacataaatataaattatcCTTTAGTGATTtagtttccctttttgactTTATATtacattttgtaaaatggGCAATCACTCGCAAGGAAAGGTTTCCATCAAAGAAAGCACACAGGGCCACCAGCTTTTCAGTATATCCTTTTCTTATgtatcatatttttttcagcaTACTCTGCTCCATGTTTCTGATGTACACCTGTTTGGGGGTGTACATTTTGTATGTTATGTAGCTGCCCGTGTAGTTTCCAATTTGGTTGACCTTTTCGTGAAATGGGTAGTTAGTCTAATGTGAAAAAGGCTTCGTGTAGGAAGTAAAGGTATGAAGTggtacattttctttttcttttttttttgtccccacggatttaaaaaagggagaaatggAATAGCAATTTTGTAATGTTAAATTAAGGCGCTAGTAATTTAGCAATTCTTACGGGAGGAAGTACGACTATATGGGGGAATGTAAAACCCAAAGGTAGACTAGATGCAGCCGGTGGGGAAGCCCACATCAGTGCTGAATGGAGGAGTGTCGTAAGATTGACAATCAGCGAGCATCCACTGAGACCACCACTGTAACTCATTTAAGGGGTGCAAAGTTGGGGGTGGACTTAATGATAGATTTCATCGGGTTGGTGAAATAGCATCCACGTGAAATGgaaatttttcacttttattgGAAAACGAATCACGGAGAGAAACAACATGGTGTGTTTGTTGAGACTCCCTTAGCGAAAAAGttaaggaacaaaaaaaaaaaaaaaaaaatgaaaaaatgaaaaaatgaaaaaatgcaaaaaagggtATAAAATTGTGCAATTGAACAAACAGACGAACAAATCAGTGGTGCAAAATTGAACGGGGTGAAAAtcaaataacaaaaaaatacacaaaaaaaaattcgtttcAAATACAGTTCTCGTTCGATGATTGGCTGGTACAGAACAAAGACGTAGATGCTGTACCCAATGTGTATATCACTGCTAGGGGAGGGGGCTATGAAAGCACTGGGGAAGGGAGtggaaagtaaaaagaaatgcGGAAAAATAGGTGGGCAAAATGgatccccccaaaaaaacaCAACAAATCTTGGTAGAGTgcacctttttccccccacgAGAGGAACTacaaaatttgtttaaaCAAATTTACGGAGAAGCTAATCAAACTGTTGGACAGAGACACAAAATGTAACTTCACCGTATCATTGGAGCagccattctttttcttcacgaAATCGCACACAATTAGCAAAAGCATCTTACATTTATCATTAACAGGATATGTACTGTACAGAATATTGTAActgtcaaaatggaaaacgtTAAAGGAGTTGTACAGTTTTATCGAATTGATAAAATCCTTAAACGTTGAAAAATCTACCATATTGTAGTAGTAAGATttgtaataatatttttgctttcctgagaaattttttacaaaatcgTTCAGATAAAAGCTATTTGGTTTTAGGAGAAATATATGAGGTAGGGGTAAAGCGATTTTCAGCTTGATGGTACTGTTGTCATTATTTAAGCATTCTACATTTAAGAATAGGGGCAATTTTTgaagatgattttttttaaagcataaGGTGTACAGTAaacatatttcatttttctttaaatttatgtagtcattttcttctgtcactttattataattttttttcaaatttcttttgataattttgatgtggtccattttgttttcactCAGATCACTTTTGATATAAATGATGTTATAAAGAATTGACTTCACGTAGATATTCATGtaaatgttttctttttttggtattttttctgctttgcTCTCCGTGCCCTTTTTACAGTCATTCCGATTGGTTTCACCATCTTTCATGGTAACTATATTGCCGTCATTTTTGCATGCATCATTGGTACTTCCACATGGACGAACTCTGCTCGTGTCACCAGTGCCATCGTGCTTGTCAGAGTCTAACaaccctttctttttatacccACTGCTTTTCCCTGAAGCTTCATTCACATAGTAAAGTTTCGCATATATCTTAACAAGGGTGTTTTCAAAAATGAGACCCTTGGTATTCTTCCTGTAAAAATTGCGCAACCTATTTTTATGCTTCTTTATGTCTTCGTCTGATAAAAACATGGACTTTATTTGCGTTCTAAGGTAACTATCGAGATAGGAAAATGTCTGCTCCTTATTATTGCATTTGTTGATAATTCTTTCCAAATTGGTGAAGTagctttttttgttcatcttGACCGGATAACTTATTTTGTCGCTGCTATTGGAGAGAAGGCTTCCTTGCAAATTTTTGGATACCTTCACAAAGtagttaaattttttttcgaaatttttgTAGTCACTCATGTAGTCGttggttgttttttttttcaagtgaaTGAATCCCTTATGCTTCAAATCTTTGTCTTTCCCCCATTTAACACTTCTGCCGCTTCGATTACTGTGTCTGTTATCCTTATGGGGACCCTTTTCTTCGTCAAGTTCGTTTTCCCCTAAGGGATCCTTCCACATGGGTGAACCCTCCTcgtgcttcttcttctgcttgCGTCTATTTCTACCCCTTTCGTTTAAATAAGTATCACTCACTatgttcttctcttttttgctTCTTACTTTCGATGGACCTTCTTCCACCCCTTGGGATCCCTCATCGCTGGACATTTCACAGTTGCTGAAGGTGTAATTTTCGTTGTACACCAatttgtttctctttttttttttgtaattactTACTGAGTGTTTTTTAATACCTTTGTTCTCCATTCTGCTTCTCAAGGGAAAGAAGTCGCTATCGTAATCATCATAGTAATGATAGGCATCATCATGGTCCATGATGTCTCTGCGCAGGccctttttgtcttttccgTTTGTAGCTCtatcccttccttctttcaacGCATAACtctgcttcttcctctgctcctttaccttttcttttaattctgGTTGTCCCATTTGGTAAGTCTCATTTGtgttatttcccccttcagcgtttttgctctttttgcccttcttctgttttttcagGTCACCCCAATTTGCGTTATTCTTTACgttgaaggaaaatgtaCTATTCGTGTCCTTATCTGAGGGGTCTCTGGAGTGATTGAAAAAATCATCATGGAAAATATCGTTTGTATGGTGCCTCATTTGGAAGCTACTGTTCATCTCACTTAGGATTCGCCTCgtttgaaatttttctttatcattCAGTAGGtgcctcttctttttccctccccggGAGATAGCTTCTTCATCCTCATCCACTTGATCCATTCGCTTCATATTAATATCGAATGAATgtctctgtttttttttcgcctcctCATCGCTGCTCCAGTTCATTTGGTCAAACATGTATGTGACATTATTAGGGGAACTCTTCTCTTTTCGTTCATTTTGGGGTACCCCTTTTAGTgtactttttccatttcgtttttccttcatctttttctttccaagtGGGTGATtcatttcccttccctttgcCATATGATGCTCTAAATTTATATCCGTTGATGAAGTGGcggttatatattttttgtatcccTTCACGAGAAAGTCATCAATGTGGATATCCTTCTCATCATCGTGCGATGCATCCAATTCGTCCGAGGGGGTAGCACTTTTGTAAGTATCACCACTGACCATaggtttccctttttgaagATTACGTGTACAAGaattttttacccctttgCTGTTGTCACTGCTATAGTTCAGAATTTGCTTTTTGGGATCATTACTTATGCCTAGAATTTTATACAAATGCTTTGGGTTCACATTAATACTTTTATTACTTTTGATGAAATCATTGAGAAAAATATCTGGGTACTTGGAAGGGGTTTTCACATAATTGCATTTGTTTGTAATGTCGTGTAGCATATCTGGGTAATCCTTACCAATTTGTGATCCTTCTAAACTccaattaatattttttaacttcattAGACTTAACATATTCGCTTCATCATCGCAACTACTTTTGTGGATATGTTTTACCAAGTAGGATAAGTACAACagaagtttttcatttttcatctGAGCATTTTGCAGTTGGAATAACAAATTATTTACCTTGCTGTTCAGGTTTTCATTAACTTGATCagaattttttaacttcattttattttcctcaaaaTTGGTACTGAGTTTGGTAATTTGTTCtgataaaaaaaggttttcctttttattttcttcgatAAGTTTTTCTGCCTCTACaactctttcattttctttttccaatttttctattttgttatttttcttctgtacaATATTTTCGATTAcctttattatttctttgtTCGACTCGATAATTTCCTTCAACTTGTTGTTGGCTTCTACATAATTTTCGTTGTCCAACTCGAGTAGCATTACTGCTTTGTCCAGTTCttctattttcctttcattttctttgtttttattttcatagtacactttttctttgttgCACACGTTATATAGTTGCTTGTACAGGTTCAAATTGTTCTGTTTCATTAATTCCGTTTCGTGATCGATAtccttgttttttaaaaaaatgctcaTTATAACGTAGGAGCAATCACTTGAGAagttcttttcatttttagctagctcgttttttttttttttttcttcctcctcactTCTTGCTTTTTCGATTGCTTTGGTTAGTCGTATGCTTGGGGAGGCCATCTGGGGGGATTCGCTTAAGTCTTTTTTGCTCTCGGCCATGTTCGTGCTGTTGAGGGCAAAGGGGTCCAAGTTGGTTTGACCAACTTTGGGGGGGCTATTGTTGTAGTTGTTGAAGGTGGAATTATTACTGAGGTTTCTATTGGTCTCGGCAAATGATGGATCTCCAAATGACGGATCTCTAAACGATGGATCTCTAAACGATTGGCCTCCGAATGATGGTCCACCAAATGATGGTCCACCAAATGAAGGCCCTCCAAATGATGGCCCTCCAAATGATGGGCTACCAAAGCTGTGGGTGCCAAAATTTGTTGTGCCAAAACCCTGGTTGCCATTTTCCCAATTGTATATATTCCTATTTGCGACATTTCTGCTGACGAAATTGAAGTTGTTCGAATTAGGACCATTTTGATTTGTACGCGCAAAATTGAAGTTAGTTAAATTAGGGTTCCGCAGGTTCTTGTTCATAGCGTACAAGTTGTTTGGGTTGCCTCTCCCTACGGGAAAGTCATTCAATCGGTTGTTCGGACGATTTATGCCAGTGGGGTTAATAGCGAAAAGGTCATCCTTCGGGAACTTGTCAACAGGTTGATGACCCTGTCCACGACGATCCAAAGCACTTCCCCATGGAGAGGAATTAACGGTAGGAGATATAAATGAGAAATTCTTCATATCCATATCGATGTTTTCGCCCTTGGAATTCTGATGATTGACAGAAAATTTTATCGGGTTCGTAGGAATCAAATTTTGGTTACCACGTTTGTCATCAGAATTATCACTAACTTGTGTTAATAAGAATGCTGTGGGTACAAGCAATCGagttttcttcaaaattttattatccAAATTTATTAAACACCTGTAACAataactctttttttctttgtccaCTACATCTATATACAAGAATAATTCTTTCTTATGAGAAacagaaaattcaaaaagtTCAGATACgtttatagaaaaattattcacgTCTTTACTTTTGGTTTTCTTTCTTATACTAATTTTCTTATCTATCGATTTTAGggttaaataaatataaaccGTTTTAAGATTTTGTGAAACGTTTATAATATCTGAAATGTGAATTACTATGACCACGGGGTGGTGCTTGCCATGTGTACTCAttgctttcccccttttgtttgttttatCCTTTGTACTGTTACTACTTCTGGGACTTAAATCATCTAGCGAATCAATGTGATTGTTACTTAAAAATAGATCTTCACTGTCGTTTTCGTTAGCGCTACCATGTTGTCCCTTTAATTTTCcatcatgttttttttttttctttttttctttctttttctgtttaatTTGAAAATCGTCCAGGTCATCTTCCATTTCACTGCTCAAAAGGTTCATCGTATCATGGAAAGTGCCAAATGCTTTATTAAAAGATTCTAGGGAATCTGactttatcatttttctattttcattcgtatctttttctttgctattattttcttcatcacttTGGAAGTAcgttcttctttccttcccctttttcttttttttttttcccctcttttcatgttcttttctttttccggaGTTTCTGCTTAAGCTTCCACTTTGGCTTCTGCTCATGCTTTGGCTTCTACTTCGATTCCTTCTTTCActgtcttcctcctcgtcaTCCCCgcttttgtatttcttctctctCCTTTTATTGTCACGTTTCTTATACCCTTCGTgcgattttttccttttggaaaGGTCTCTATCATCGTGTGCCACTTGGATTGCCCCATTTTGCGAGGACCATCCTCCGTCTTGGAAACTTCGCCTGCGCTCCTTGTGGTCTTTCTCGAAGCTTTCGAACAGTTTGATGGATCGGTTCACGTGGGTGGACGCCTGCGCCCGTAGGGATCAAAAAGTGGGTTGCATACATTAGTGCATATACTAACAAATGCATAAACGTATAAAAGAATAAGAGCATTCATATGCGTTGGAGTTGAGATACCCCACTGCACAAGTGAGCCAGTGTAAGATGAAAGAATAAGCATACCTCTACTAACTGCTCGAACAGGTGcgcgtttcctttttccaatgCCTCCAACGTTAGCTTCTCCAGAGTGATTAGGTCTCtaaaggagggaaaacaaGCGATCATGTGAATGGGAGCACAGGAGCAGACAAGCAGTTTATGCAGGAAACCTGTTTATGCAGACAACCCCATCGACGTAGACCCATCTTCTCATTGATATATTGTGAAGTTCCTTCTAGTAGACTTTCACAATAGACATTTTTTCACGCTCCTTACTTTTTACATTCCGCGTAAATGTCCTGCATCACTTCGATatctacataaaaaaaaataaaaataaaaaaataaaaaaataaaaagtttcAATTTGAGGTGAATTAATGTGCTACTTTCCGGTTTTTTCTAAATCATACACGCTCACATACGTGGGCTCCCGTGTCTGCAAAAGTTAATCCTTCATTACCCGTTGAGTTGTACCGTACACATGCCTCCAGTTGCTTGGCTAGGTCCTTAAAATTTATGATATTTTCCTTGACGTTTTTCATTGTTTCGAAGATGgcaaattttaattaataatataataactttaaaaaaatatatataagattctgtattttcttcttctcaatTGGTATTTATCATGTATGTTCTCCTTTTGGAAAACATTTTAGAAATGGTTCTccataataataaaaaaaaaaaagaaaaaaaaaaggaaaataggagaaaaggaagaaacgaaaTTTATTATGTTCTTATGCAAATGCGATGGTACTCTTAACATTACGAGAGATCATTGCTACCACTGTTGCATAATTAATGCTAAGGCGTGATGATCATCACAGCCTGAACAAATCAGTCTCGCTTCCTATTTCTAGGTTTCGAAAAGgtatacataaaaaaaaggaaaaagaaaagcaaaatgGGCGAGATGGACAAAACTTGCGTATTAGTATTAGTATTAGTATTAGTATTAGTATTAGTACatacaaaaatgcaaacatAAGGATTTATGGATttgcataaatgtatatataaaaataagcatATGATTAATTAAAgggtaaataaataaataaataaaaaaaaaaaaaaaaaaaaaaaaagccggAAAAATCAAATAGTCCTTTTGCCACTAATTTGgccataaaaatatttcatgcctttttttttttttttttttttttttttctaatttttcaaaaaatatttgaaatAAATCAATGGgcctatatatattttttcctttttttgtttatgcGTTTTTATaatgtatattttccatCGGGGCTTCATATGTTATACTTCACTGCCCATTCGCTGTGGTGGATAAATTGGCCGTTTATGGTCTAAAACGGTAATTGTTTAATCGGTCTGTTGCCCAGTCACTgaattctttttcccctattGAGCAATTCAGTGGGGGTTACCCAAatgaatttttccctttttccaacCGTTTGTCCcataaaaaaatcaacgCGTAAATAGCTGTTCACACTTACGACCATTTAAAATTGTACGCGTTATTTCTTTGCCAAACCTTTTTCTATAAATTTCCTTAATCCAAAAAATGTGGACTTactgtttttttcccaaatgggcacaactttttttgtaaattaagGAAAACGGGGTGTCGAAGTTTTTATAACTGCATTTGCACAGAGTCGAGCTGGAGGTGAGATTGCCTGTTTGGCACGTCATTCATCATATTTGTGCAGTATAAGCAAATTTACAGATTTCCACGTTTGCACTTTCGCGTTTCCACGTTTTCATCTTTATAGATTTGTTGCATGCCTATCCACACTCACATGttccgttttcctttttctctc
Coding sequences:
- a CDS encoding beta-catenin-like protein 1, putative, producing MEYSDEDDIDVEEILKQAENIECVDENSIKKLATVLRKKKNKNERDRMEHPDNPEKWVMSEVDLDEILVNIKNLSVCSNLYSSMVESEIMEDIIDLLNHPNNDIVIEVIDIIKEITNPSNLYELNKKQNDMVVECLNKKKLCHFLINILDRINEEENEEYYNAISSILNILENIFELENDLQNDLLTNSKLLFFLLKRISREVRSDDSNSLNASEILVLLILRINQFAENVYKDFYYTISIFNSILKYISKYKDKDPPNINKKEILLNLFQALGNLLLLSENRNVFDSTNGFELMLKLLSERKFLCFPSLKIFAITLNEKDTCNRFVELNGLKYLFCLFMLRNIKKSKVHIFEFEENIITVISNLCLYCTGTSLGRVLNKFGEKKCEKLSRLLEIRQKYSDIILNDKKKKKQKLLLNENLQKMNIQIDDDCKKNLEYIELCDKGYLIYQLTDVILIALFFQNNSYISNNIFIHLYTRGVDIQSIYENILDFLDCLDDDELKKKLKTMLTFFLTSSKESNLFT